The DNA sequence tagtaAGAGCCATGCAACTAAACTACTAATACAGAATATTATCCAAATCACCCTCAAAAACCAAACGAATAGTTATTAATAACTATTAACAGTCTCGTCACTCCATTATAATCCAGTAATAGTTcatatatgattattattattattattattattattattattattatactgtgTTTTAAATCAGACTGTAACCAGCGGAGTAAAGCTAACCCTCTGACACTGTGAGCATTTAGAAAAGGTCTTTAGAGAAATCCCACATTTCTAGATCCCATTAAAGAGGAGCCCCTGATTAACAGTGAGGAGGGCTGTCTGCCATCAGCTCCACGCAGCGGCCGGGGCGAGCAGGCTGCTTCAGCCCGGTCTCGGGCTCTGAACGGGTGATATAAGGTCACTCACTACTTGGAGAGCTTCTCAAACATCGTCTTGGTCTCTTCGTCCGTGAGCGGCCGCATGATGGAGACCCAGACAGCCCGACTTTCTGCAGGAAGGGAGAAAAGCCCGGATCCGCGCCGTGCGCAACGTGGGAGAGCTGTCGCAGAGCGATGACGCAGGAGGAGGACGAGAGCGCGTGCGCCCGTCGCTGCACTAGCGACGTCGCGCTGAcgtcactctctccctctcccaaaCACAGGGAAAATGGCGACCGTGGACGTGGAAGACGAGAGCATCCTGGTGTCTATATTTAAGGACAGCTTCCCGGAGAACTGGAGGGACAACCCGGACTTCGCCGCGTACCTGGCGGAGCTGAGCTCGTGCGGGGTGGAGAAGCTGGGCCGCGAGCCGGAGCGCCTGTCCGAGGAGCGAGCGCACATCCTGCAGCAGACCCGAGAGCTCGCCTTCTCCAACTACAAGACCTTCATCCGCACGGCGCACTGCACCAAGACCATCCACACAGACTTCGGCCGGGTGGAGAGCAGCTTATCCAAGCTCCTCGACAAACTGCCCAGCTTCGGAGAGAAATGCAGGTTTGTGGGGGGAACCAGGGGCTGCTGGGGGGGCTGCTGGGGGGGCTGCTGGGGGGGCTGGAGATACCCTTTCATTCATCTACACGGGACACGACACGAGCCCATATACCTAGATCGAGCCCAGATCAACACCATGACCCTATtgagctccatgctgcctaataatgccaggccaggtgtgggctagaggggtataaagccccccagcattgaggagctgtggagctgtggaggagctgtgttctctggaatgatgatgatgatgataattgtggtgctccatcctgtacttttggCACGAGgtatgatgatggtggaggtggtggaggtggtggaggtggtgatcatcatccaacatcctgacctcactaagaaatgctcttgtcgctgaatgcaatcaaatcctcacagcaatgctcctccaatgatgatgatgatgatgatgatgataattgtggtgctccatccagtacttttggcacgaggtggggtggtgttggtgatcatccatccagcatcctgacctcactaagaaacgctcttgtcgctgaatgcaatcaaatcctcacagcaatgctcctcctccaaattctagtagaaagtcttcttctctggacagtagagacagttactccaacagaagcaggatcagctcttttaatccccttgatttcagaagaagcagtaaataagcaggtgtcccaatacttttgtccgtataatGTATGCAGAACGTGTGGTCTCTAGGACTGACTTGTGTGGCTGGTTCTCACCAAACTCATGTCCTCAAGAAAAAGGACCTTAAAGGAAGTCTCTGATGGGCCCGTTGCTATGGGGAGAcacgggggggggggcactgcATAGGAGCCGGTTTTGGTGATTAGGTCACTAATAAGTCTATGGAGAGATTTATTGAATAAGGAATTGGTCGATGTCTAACCCTAGTGTTGTTCTATACGCCTCTACCTGACTGTGTTGACCATCgatgattgattgattaccCAGGTATTGATCTGCACATTCTAGATTGTGGAAATTGCCAGATGATTAATTTCGCTTGTATTTTAATTTCAGAGGTTTCGTAAAAGAAGCAGAGGAGATCGGCTTGAGCCGCCGCATGAACAGTCTGACGCTGAACCGCCACACCGAGATCCTGGAGATCCTGGAGATCCCCCAGCTTATGGACACCTGTGTGCGTAATGGCTATTATGAGGAGGCGCTGGAGCTGGCCGCCTACGTGAAGAGGCTGGAGAAGAAACACTCGTCTCTTCCCGTCATTCAGGTACAGGTGGTGTGATGTTCTTACGGCTGTGGTGGGACCTGCTGCCAGGTTCAGTAGATCCGActctgtgctgtgctgttttaCAGGGAATAGTACGTGAGGTTCGTCAGTCGGCTCAGCTCATGCTGAACCAGCTCCTTCAGCAGCTTCGCAGCAACACCCAGCTGCCGGTTTGCCTCCGTGTGATCGGCTACCTGCGCAGGATGGACGTGTTCACGGAAGCGGAACTACGCGTGAAGTTCCTGCAGGCTCGCGGGAGCTGGCTGCGCTCCGTCCTGGCCGCTGTCCCTGACGAGGACCCTTACTTCCACATCACCAAAACCATCGAGGCCTGCCGAGTGCATCTGTTCGACATCATCACCCAGTACCGGGCCATTTTCTCAGACGAGGACCCCCTGCTTTCACCGGGGGTACAGGCCGTGAATGAAAGTGCCATCTTTCACGGCTGGGTGGTGCAGCAGATTTCCCAGTTTCTGGAAACCCTGGACAGGGACCTGAAGCGCGGCGTGGGAAGCCGCTTGGATTCCCTGCTTGGACAGTGCATGTACTTTGGCTTGTCCTTCAGTCGGGTAGGGGCGGACTTCCGCGGGCAGCTTGCGCCGATGTTCCAGCAGGTAGCCATGGACACGTTCCACAAAGCTGTTAAAGAAGCTGTGGATAAGTTTCAGGAGGATATGAATCTGTACACTCTCATCTCTCTGCCATCCATGCTGGGTAATACTATCCCGCCTGTGGCTCCGAGTACTCAGCCTGGCACTCTTCAGCCCCCGATGGCCTTGTTGGACTTCCCTCCTTTAGCCTGCTTTCTGAATAACGTTTTAACAGCCTTCAACGATCTACGCTTGTGTTGCCCCATCGGCTTGGCCCAGGAAGTTACCAGATGTCTTGAGGATGCCCTCCTGAAGGTACCCTTCagttttccaccattatttatatatatatatatatatatatatatatatatatatatatatatatatatatatatatatatatatatatataatgtgtgtgtgtgtgtgtgtgtgtgtgtgtgtgtgtgtgtgtatgcatgtggtTTATATCTTAGACATTGGGCTTCATTCACcaacttcacccccccccccccccccccccctccttttctcTAAAATTGGTACTGGCAATTAACCCACcccactagcaatgctcccgacactaggagggaaggacttaacacatgacCCATCCGACACATGTGAAAAGTGCCCTAGCTCCACCCGAAGCAACATCGCTAGATAACGGGACAAgataacagataacaccactacctgccagtgagctaccacaccacttgggagactggggttcgattcccggtctgggtgactactCAGCTCTACACCAatgagagtccttgggcaagactcctaacactacattgactcacctctgtaatacgagtggCCTTGTAAGTcacgtcagctaaatgctataaatgtggGTCAGTTGAGCTCTCTCAGACTCGATatttgaactcacaaccccctgggccatagtgtcaGCGCTTTAGACCCCTGAACCACTCGGAGAGACTTCTTCTTAAAACCATCATTTGGGATGCCTCATTGTCAGAGCATTTAAACTaactggaccactctgagcctattgtgctctctctgactccagctgctgatggcaagcggcatgacccaggatttgaaccagtgattTTCAGTGATCACAGCGGCAAGGCCTTAGTCCACAGGACCGCTCAGAGCCCACCGTTCAgtgtggtcttttttttttttttttgtcgctCATACTGCAACACAGATAGCACAGCTAGGCCACTTTTACCCGCCCTGTGAACGTAGCCtgtgttaggacttttctcaagaacctATGAAACCGAATTCTTCAGTTTCAGAGTATTGGAGAACGAGGCCCATCATGTCTGAGCCTAGTGTACTGAGGTTACTGCTGGGATGGAGCCATATCTTCCATCAGCATTGCCTAGTCAAGTCTTCAATCAGACGTCCACTGCCTGACTATGTCTAACTGAGTCAGACAAGTACGAGGAGCTGTTTTTAATTCTAGTAATGTACACGCATATCCTAAATCCCTTTATTCTGACCTCTACAGGTGACCAAATTAATCCTGGTTTTCCATCGGGCAGAAGAGTCTGCCTTCAGCAGCCGAGAGCGGGAGCTGTTTGTTCAGTTCTGCTGTGCCTTTGCCGAGGACATGGTGCCGTTCCTGAACCGATGCTTACAGGTTCTCTTCCCTCCGGCTCAGCTTGCACAGATCCTTGGTAGGTGATAAAACAGTCCCTgtcatttaatgtaaaaataagcaGTGGCTCGGAGGTGAGTGTGCTGGGTTATTGCTCACAGCATTGTGGGTTTACTTGAGCGAGAGGTGGTGATGTAGTAGCATCGCTGACCCCGAGCTCTGACCCCAGCGTTCTTTGGCATTTCTGATTTCACATGAAGCCTCCCTCTCACTTCAGGTGTCCCACCAGCTCAAGTTCATAAATACGGCAACATCGGATGCATCTGTGTGAGCACGGTACTGGAGCCGTTGGAGTTTGTCCTCCCCAAGAGGGAGCCTGTGCCCCCGGTGTTGGATCTCTCAGTTGACCTGACTAGTTTGACCACGACAGATGCAGAACCCCTACCTCCCATCAAACCTGCATCCTCTGACAAGCTGGAGGATGTTCAAGAGCCCTCCCATGTCCAGCAGATGCATGAGGCAGAACCTTCTCCAAATAAAGCCGAACCTGCAGCTGGTGATGCTGAGAAAAGCAGTCCTGAAGAGCTGCTGGTAAACACACCTACTGGGGAGAAGCTTCCAGCTGAGTGAAGTGAAGAACTATGATCACAGTTTTTTCTAAACTAAAACCTTAAAAACTTGAAAGCTATGTTTGTGTACAATGAATTGAACGATATTTGCACTTATCAGCTAATTCCAGCTTCTGGGGAATGCTGGCTTGAGTTTCTATGCCTTCTCTAGGGGAAATCTAATGTATTTAATATCAAGGTTGTTGGACATGACTGTCTGTGCAGGAGGGGTTTCTTGTA is a window from the Salminus brasiliensis chromosome 13, fSalBra1.hap2, whole genome shotgun sequence genome containing:
- the cog8 gene encoding conserved oligomeric Golgi complex subunit 8 codes for the protein MATVDVEDESILVSIFKDSFPENWRDNPDFAAYLAELSSCGVEKLGREPERLSEERAHILQQTRELAFSNYKTFIRTAHCTKTIHTDFGRVESSLSKLLDKLPSFGEKCRGFVKEAEEIGLSRRMNSLTLNRHTEILEILEIPQLMDTCVRNGYYEEALELAAYVKRLEKKHSSLPVIQGIVREVRQSAQLMLNQLLQQLRSNTQLPVCLRVIGYLRRMDVFTEAELRVKFLQARGSWLRSVLAAVPDEDPYFHITKTIEACRVHLFDIITQYRAIFSDEDPLLSPGVQAVNESAIFHGWVVQQISQFLETLDRDLKRGVGSRLDSLLGQCMYFGLSFSRVGADFRGQLAPMFQQVAMDTFHKAVKEAVDKFQEDMNLYTLISLPSMLGNTIPPVAPSTQPGTLQPPMALLDFPPLACFLNNVLTAFNDLRLCCPIGLAQEVTRCLEDALLKVTKLILVFHRAEESAFSSRERELFVQFCCAFAEDMVPFLNRCLQVLFPPAQLAQILGVPPAQVHKYGNIGCICVSTVLEPLEFVLPKREPVPPVLDLSVDLTSLTTTDAEPLPPIKPASSDKLEDVQEPSHVQQMHEAEPSPNKAEPAAGDAEKSSPEELLVNTPTGEKLPAE